The window TATAGGGCGCTCATCGCTACCTCCTGGGCGTCAACGCCCGCGTTCCTGCAACCACGCCTGCGCGGCTCCGCGTGCGAGCCGGTCGGCTGCCAGCACCGTTTCGAGGGATTCGACCGGGGCATGCGCCTCGCGGTTCAGCACCTCTTCGATGATAACCGCGATCTCGGTAAAGCGGATGCGCCGCTCAAGGAAGGCCGCCACCGCGACTTCGTTGGCCGCATTGAGCATTGCCGGGACGCTGCCGCCGACTTCAGCCGCTTGTCGGGCCAGGCGCAGGCAAGGGAAACGCTGCTCGTCAGGCGGACAGAAATCCAGCCGGGCAATGGCAAACAGGTCCAGCGGCGAGACACCGGAGTCGATCCGCTGCGGCCAGGCCAGCGCATGAGCAATGGGCGTACGCATGTCCGGGTTGCCGAGCTGCGCAAGCACCGAGCCATCCACATAATCCACCAGGGAATGGATGACGCTCTGCGGATGAATCACCACCTCGACCTTCGAGGGCGGCGCGTCGAACAACCAGCAGGCCTCGATCAGCTCCAGCCCCTTGTTCATCATGCTGGCGGAATCGACGGAAATCTTCCGCCCCATCGACCAGTTGGGATGGGCGCAGGCTTGCTCAGGGGAAACGTCCGACAGCACTTCCAGCGGCGTCTCACGGAACGGACCGCCAGAGGCCGTCAACAGAATCCGACGCACACCGACTTCACCGAGACCGCGCGAGTAGTCCGAGGGCATGCACTGGAAAATCGCATTGTGCTCGCTGTCGATCGGCAACAGCACCGCGCCACTGGCGCGAACGGCATCCATAAACAGGGCGCCGGACATCACCAGCGCCTCCTTGTTGGCCAGCAGCACTCGCTTGCCGGCCTCGACAGCGGCCAGCGTGGGCTTCAGCCCTGCGGCACCGACGATGGCCGCCATGACCGCATCCACCTCGGGATGACTGGCGATCTCACACAGCCCCGCCTCGCCGACGAGCACTCGGGTATCCAGCCCCGCCGCCAGCAACCCGCTTTGCAGATGTCGGGCCTGATCAGCCTCCGGCACAACGGCGAAACGCGGACGATGCTGCAGGCAGAGCGCTTCCAGCTCGGCAAGCCGGGAGAAGCCGCTCAGGGCGAAGACACGGTAACGGCCAGGGTGACGCGCGATGACATCGAGGGTGCTGAGACCGATCGATCCCGTCGCTCCCAGCACGCTGATCCACTGCGGACTGCTCACGGCGTCCCCCAACCCACAAGCCACAGCAGCGCGGTGAATACCGGAATCGCCGCTGTCAGGCTGTCGATGCGATCGAGCACGCCACCGTGCCCCGGTAGCAGGTTGCTACTATCCTTCAGGCCCGACTGGCGCTTGAACATGCTCTCGGTGAGGTCGCCCACTACCGACAGCGCCACCACGATCGCGGCGCAGGGCAGCGCCAGCAGCAGTTCACGCACCGTCCAGTCGCGATAGATCGCCACGGCGACGGTGATCGCCAGGCTCAGCGCCAGGCCGCCATAGAAACCTTCCCAGCTCTTGCCCGGACTGACCCGTGGCGCCAGCTTGCGCTTGCCAAAGGCCTTGCCGGAGAAATAGGCGCCAATATCAGCGGCCC of the Pseudomonas sp. PSE14 genome contains:
- the ispC gene encoding 1-deoxy-D-xylulose-5-phosphate reductoisomerase; this translates as MSSPQWISVLGATGSIGLSTLDVIARHPGRYRVFALSGFSRLAELEALCLQHRPRFAVVPEADQARHLQSGLLAAGLDTRVLVGEAGLCEIASHPEVDAVMAAIVGAAGLKPTLAAVEAGKRVLLANKEALVMSGALFMDAVRASGAVLLPIDSEHNAIFQCMPSDYSRGLGEVGVRRILLTASGGPFRETPLEVLSDVSPEQACAHPNWSMGRKISVDSASMMNKGLELIEACWLFDAPPSKVEVVIHPQSVIHSLVDYVDGSVLAQLGNPDMRTPIAHALAWPQRIDSGVSPLDLFAIARLDFCPPDEQRFPCLRLARQAAEVGGSVPAMLNAANEVAVAAFLERRIRFTEIAVIIEEVLNREAHAPVESLETVLAADRLARGAAQAWLQERGR